From Candidatus Doudnabacteria bacterium, a single genomic window includes:
- a CDS encoding pilin, producing the protein MKKKIFVLIFIFTLTAPLLAAAAPCSVNVNNNPPLTPKDLPICVNQIYIWSLGISALLAMLILVIGGYYYMTASGNAEQSGKGIQMIWSAVIGLGLLFAAYLLLHTINPDLVNFPVNSLNTINQPQPGPRQTPQ; encoded by the coding sequence ATGAAAAAGAAAATTTTTGTTTTGATATTTATTTTCACTCTGACGGCCCCATTGCTTGCCGCTGCCGCTCCATGCTCTGTTAACGTAAATAATAACCCGCCGCTTACACCCAAGGACTTGCCGATATGCGTTAATCAGATCTATATCTGGTCGCTCGGCATTTCGGCCCTTTTGGCCATGCTGATCCTGGTTATAGGCGGATATTACTACATGACAGCTTCCGGGAATGCCGAGCAATCGGGTAAGGGGATTCAAATGATCTGGTCGGCTGTTATTGGTTTGGGGCTTTTGTTCGCTGCCTATTTATTGCTGCATACTATCAATCCGGATCTGGTTAATTTTCCGGTAAATTCGTTAAATACAATTAATCAGCCTCAGCCAGGGCCCCGTCAAACGCCCCAATAA
- the gatB gene encoding Asp-tRNA(Asn)/Glu-tRNA(Gln) amidotransferase subunit GatB, with product MIKDYEPVIGLEVHVQLKTSSKMFCRSKNAEADQPNIHICEVCTGQPGTLPVINEEAVKKAVMVGLALNCNIAEYSKFDRKNYFYPDLPKGYQISQFDMPINGRGQMKLAVNGETRTIGITRAHLEEDAGKLVHPPGANYSLVDYNRAGTPLLEIVSEPDIRSSEEARHYLQELQNLMRYLNVSDADMEKGHLRCDANISLRKKGEKGFPPYKVEIKNMNSFKSVASAIEFEIRRQTEILDGGEIPKLETRGWADDKAITVSQRSKEESQDYRYFPEPDLPVLHFTKDYLSGLKRELPELPKARKQRFISEFGLAEKDAQTLVSYKELAEYFEHVATELAEWFEAEHVKDAGNSGQTVANWVLGPFLAAINEHNLLPRDSKVTEENFAELIKMIRQGKVSNLAAKDVFAKMFETGEDPHVILDQLGLHQVSDESVILEAVKKTISENPKGVADARTKGDKALGFLIGQVMKELKGKGNPQIINEILKRELKI from the coding sequence ATGATCAAGGATTACGAACCGGTTATTGGATTGGAAGTCCACGTACAATTGAAAACTTCCAGCAAAATGTTTTGTCGCTCCAAAAATGCCGAAGCTGATCAGCCGAATATTCATATTTGCGAAGTTTGCACAGGACAGCCGGGGACATTGCCGGTGATCAACGAAGAAGCTGTGAAGAAAGCCGTAATGGTCGGCCTGGCTTTGAACTGTAACATCGCCGAGTATTCAAAATTCGACCGCAAGAATTATTTTTATCCGGATCTTCCCAAGGGTTACCAGATATCGCAATTTGATATGCCCATAAACGGCCGCGGGCAAATGAAACTGGCGGTAAACGGAGAAACCCGGACAATAGGCATCACACGCGCTCATTTGGAAGAAGATGCGGGCAAGCTCGTGCATCCGCCGGGCGCAAACTACAGTTTGGTGGATTATAACCGCGCCGGGACGCCGCTTCTTGAGATAGTCTCTGAGCCGGACATCCGCAGTTCAGAAGAAGCCAGGCATTATTTACAGGAACTGCAAAACCTAATGCGTTATTTGAATGTTTCGGATGCTGATATGGAGAAGGGGCATTTGCGATGCGATGCCAATATTTCCCTGCGGAAAAAAGGGGAAAAAGGATTTCCGCCGTATAAAGTTGAGATCAAGAATATGAATTCTTTTAAATCCGTGGCATCAGCAATTGAATTTGAGATCAGGCGGCAAACGGAAATTTTGGATGGAGGAGAAATTCCAAAATTGGAAACCCGCGGCTGGGCGGATGACAAAGCAATTACGGTTTCCCAGCGGTCAAAAGAGGAGTCGCAGGACTACAGATATTTTCCGGAGCCGGACCTGCCGGTTTTGCATTTTACCAAAGATTATTTGTCCGGGTTGAAGCGGGAATTGCCGGAACTGCCGAAAGCCAGAAAGCAAAGGTTTATCAGCGAATTTGGTTTGGCCGAAAAAGACGCGCAGACTTTGGTTTCATACAAAGAACTGGCAGAATATTTTGAACATGTCGCAACCGAACTGGCCGAATGGTTTGAAGCCGAGCACGTGAAAGATGCCGGCAATAGCGGGCAGACGGTGGCGAATTGGGTTTTGGGGCCGTTTTTGGCGGCTATCAATGAACATAACTTGCTTCCGCGGGACTCAAAGGTCACTGAAGAAAATTTTGCGGAACTGATCAAGATGATCCGGCAGGGGAAAGTTTCTAATCTTGCAGCCAAGGATGTATTTGCCAAAATGTTCGAGACCGGCGAGGATCCGCACGTCATCCTGGACCAGCTGGGGCTTCACCAGGTTTCCGATGAATCGGTAATTTTGGAAGCCGTAAAAAAGACAATTTCAGAAAATCCCAAAGGAGTTGCGGATGCTAGGACAAAAGGCGACAAAGCTTTAGGTTTTTTGATCGGGCAGGTTATGAAGGAATTGAAAGGAAAAGGCAATCCGCAGATTATCAATGAAATTTTGAAAAGAGAATTAAAAATTTAA
- the miaA gene encoding tRNA (adenosine(37)-N6)-dimethylallyltransferase MiaA: MKPGLVVILGPTSSGKSSLAIKLAQKFQGEIISADSRQVYKGMDIGTGKVTKKEQKQVRHHLLDVASPKTQFTVADFKPKALKAIKQIREKNKLPFLVGGTPFYIYATIDDLQIPGVKPNFKLRNRLNKKTPAELFKILKKLDPRRAMNIDRQNPRRLIRAIEIIKSTGKPVPPLRHPELGSGSLLLGLKKDLPKLYKLIDERLENRFKQGLVFEVKKLLKQKVAHKRLQEMGLEYRFVSLYLQGYLTYGQMIEQLKSAIHKFARRQTTWFKTDSRIHWIKNQKQAERLVRKYLSA; the protein is encoded by the coding sequence ATGAAGCCCGGATTGGTAGTCATTCTGGGTCCCACCTCCTCGGGCAAATCAAGCCTGGCAATTAAACTTGCTCAAAAATTCCAAGGCGAGATAATTTCGGCAGATTCCAGACAAGTCTATAAAGGCATGGACATCGGCACGGGCAAGGTCACGAAAAAAGAACAAAAGCAAGTCCGTCATCACCTGCTTGATGTTGCTTCGCCCAAAACACAATTCACCGTAGCGGATTTCAAACCAAAGGCTTTAAAGGCGATCAAACAGATCAGGGAAAAAAATAAACTGCCGTTTCTGGTCGGCGGCACGCCTTTCTATATTTACGCCACAATCGACGACTTGCAGATTCCCGGGGTTAAGCCCAATTTCAAATTACGCAACCGATTGAATAAAAAAACACCTGCCGAACTTTTTAAGATCCTGAAAAAACTGGATCCCCGGCGCGCTATGAATATTGACCGCCAGAACCCGCGCCGCCTCATCCGTGCCATTGAGATCATTAAGTCCACGGGGAAGCCGGTGCCGCCATTGCGTCATCCTGAACTTGGTTCAGGATCTCTTTTACTCGGTTTAAAAAAAGATTTGCCAAAACTGTATAAACTGATCGACGAGCGTTTAGAAAACCGCTTTAAACAAGGACTGGTCTTCGAAGTCAAAAAACTTCTTAAGCAAAAAGTTGCTCACAAACGTCTGCAAGAAATGGGCCTGGAATATCGCTTTGTTTCTTTATACCTGCAAGGCTACTTAACCTACGGGCAGATGATTGAACAGCTCAAATCAGCAATTCACAAATTCGCCAGACGCCAGACGACCTGGTTTAAGACCGACAGCCGCATTCATTGGATCAAAAATCAAAAACAAGCCGAACGGCTTGTTAGAAAATACCTGTCAGCCTGA